Genomic DNA from Desulfonema ishimotonii:
GATCTGCTTGGAACTGTTAAGGATAATCGCCTCTGTGGAGGGGCTGATGCCCTTGACGGTTTTTAATATGGCCAGCCCCTCCCGGCCCATTCCGTCGAGATTGATCAGGATGACATCGATATTTTTCCGGCGGACCATCTGCCCGGCTTCATCCTTCTCTCCGGTCAGCAGGATATCGTATTTTTCACGCCGCAGGCGCTGAAACAGATTCCTGCGGAACGGGCTGTCTTCGTCAACTATCAGCAATGTGATGAACATAGATCCGGGATACGTTACCTTAAAAAAAGCGAGTTGCCATATGTGTCTGCCGCTGCCATTGCCAAGCATATTAGCAAAATGGATACCAGGTTTTAAATCCCGAACACCCCTGATGTGGTTATGCTTTTGAAATAAAAGAATTTTTATTGTGATAAAAAAATAAAGACGGGGCAGACAGGTTTCCTGCTTTCTGTGTGTTACAGCCATAAGTTTTCAGGAATTCCGGGTTTAATACGCTGTGTTTAAAGAAATATATTTTACGGGGAGTTTCGGGCGGCAGCTACCGGGGGATGGCGCGTGTTTATATCGCTATGAAATGAAATAAGACATAATGAAACATTAAATTTTGTGCAAAATGAAACAATTTAGAACATAATAACCGGCTCAGAAAATGGAACTGCGGGCCAGACAGTTGAAATTCAATGAAAGGATACCTATTCTTTTAAGAACCCATTCAAGTTGTGTTTCCAGATAATGCCAACTGCTAATCCATTATACAGAAAGAGGTATGAACATGAGGAAAAACTTGGATGCATATGCCAGCATGGCGCTGATGTTGCAGTGGCAGAGTCAGAACGCAACCCACACAGATTGTTATTATGCGGAAAGAGTCAATTTCTGGCGGGATCACTTTCCGGCCAGGCTCTATGATGAATTGCTTCGCCAGGATGAAGGCGAACGCACAGAGATGTCCTTCAGGGCCGGAGAAGCGCTGCCTGCGTTTCAGCCGGACCGCGTGTTTGATATCAGACACTGTCAGTTTGAAGACGGCCCGGACGGGGGGCCTCGCAGGGGGCGATTTTATCCCAAAGGGGTGCTGCGGGATGTGGCCAACGTCTTCCGGGCCAATATGGCACCGTTTCGCTGTGCAGAGGTCGGAGATTCGGCCATCCGCGTTGATTTTAATCACCCGCTGGCGAAAAAGGATCTCCGGGTCCGCACGGTCATCGACAGGATCTGGGAAAAGGAATCGGATACCGGCGGAAGTTGCGCGGACTGGATGGAAACCTTGTCAGACGGGCCGGGAATGCAGAGCCGCCGGAACGGGCGGGCCACGGATTTTTTTTCCGGTTCTCCCTTTGCCCGGGAGGATGAACGCCCGGACAGCCGGTTTTATGCGTCCCCCAGGTTTGTCAGCCACATTGACGAGACAGCGATGCACACCGTTTCACAGCTCTACGGAGAACTGCTCAGGCCGGGGATGAGGGTGCTGGATCTGATGAGCAGCTGGCAATCCCATCTTCCTGCCCGGACGGAGATGAGCCATGTCACCGGCCTTGGCCTCAATGCGGAAGAGCTGATGCGGAACGAACGGCTGGACGACCATGTGGTCCGGGATCTGAATGAAAACCCGGTTCTGCCCTTTGACGATGCGAGCTATGATGCCTCGGTCTGCACGGTATCTGTTGAATATCTGACCCGGCCCTTTGAGGTGTTCAGGGAGATCAGCCGTGTGCTGAAGCCGGGCGGCCAGTTTATTGTTTCGTTTTCCAACCGCTGGTTTCCGCCCAAAGTGATCAATATCTGGCATGAACTTCATGAGTTTGAACGCATGGGGATGGTGCTGGAATATTTTCTGGCGTCAGCCCGTTTTGAGGATCTGCACACCTGGTCCATGCGCGGAAAACCGAGACCCGTAAATGATAAATACTACGGGGAACAGATCTTCTCAGATCCTGTTTACTGCGTCCGGGGGCGCAGGGCCTGATGGCAGGCGTATACAGGGCATAGCCCTGCCGGCGGGGCTGCGGTGTGTTTCCCCCTGCTTTTGCGGGGAGGGGGCGCACTACTCTGCCAGATGTGTTTCTGTGAGTCCGAAAAATTTCAGAGTGCGGGGTTCGCCTGCAGGGAACCCCGCACTCCGAACCCGCAGTTCCAAAGTTGACAGGGGCGCAGCCCCGTTCCATGAGCCGTTTTACCTTATGAAATCCCTTACAGGAGACAGATAATGGAACTGAAAGAATATTTTGAAACAGTAAAGGGAACCGGCGTTCTGGCAACCGCAGATAAGGAGGGCCGGGTAGATGTTGCGGTCTATTCAAGGCCCCATATTATGGAGGACGGAACCCTGGCCCTGATCATGCGGGACCGCCTGACACACTACTGTCTTCAGTCCAATCCCCATGCGGCATACATGTTTATTGAGGCCTGTCCCGGATACAGGGGCAAACGGCTGTTTCTTACCAAACTGAGGGAAGAGGAGGAGGGCGCGGAAGTGGCTGCGCAGAAGCGCAGAAGCCTGTCGTCCGAAGAGGACGCTGAGAGAGGTCCGAAATTTCTGGTCGTTTTCCATATTGACAGGGTGTTGCCTCTGATCGGGCCGGGCGATTGAACCGGACACCTTCGGGGCACATGATGCGGTAATGGAAATGAGCGGCCCCCTTCTGCCCGGCGGCGCTGATGGCTTTCCCTAAAAATCTGTGGAAAATGTGGCCGGAAGATCGTTTTCCGGCCGTTTACCCCCGGTGATTTTCATAGGGGTACCAGTCGCAGGCCCTGATCCGATCGACTTTCATCACGGCAACTTCGTTGTTGCTGGTATTGAAGATGACCTTTCGCCCCTTTTCCCCGCCCACATCTTCGGATGTGACGGCAATCCGGTTTCTGTGCAAAAATTTTCTGGCGGCCATGATGTTCTCCTGGCCGATATTGTCATGGGAGATTTTCCGGTTATATGCTCCGCCCAGAATCTGGGCTTCGAGATGCCGGATATCGGAGCCGTTATTCAGCATCATCCGGATAAGGGTGGGCGTCGAGGCATTGCCATAGCGGGCCGTGGCCTTTTGTCTTTCACGCACATACGGAAACTGGTAGAGGTTCATGCCGCCGAACATTTTTTTCCGGTCGAAAAGGCACACGGAGACCCCGGAGCCGATGACGCCGGAGATAATTGTCGGTTCGGAGGCTATGAAGATATAGCCGGGTTCGAGAAAGTAGTTCACAGGAACCGGTTTGTCTGTTTTGTCTTTCACCGTATCAGAAAAGTTTTCTTTGTATCAGCCGGACCGGTTGGCGGCCTTAAATCGCTGCGGGTTCCCCTTTTTCGGGTCTTTCAGGGCATTTATGATCTGCCGGGTCATCTGCGGCAGTGGGACGATCTCGTCCACAGCACCGATCCTGATGGCCTCTTTGGGCATCCCGAATACGATGCAGGTCGCCTCATCCTGGGCCAGGGTACAGGCCCCGTTTTCACGCATTTCCAGCAGCCCCCTGGCCCCGTCTGCCCCCATGCCGGTCATCAGCGCGCCGACGGCATTGGCGCCGGCGTGCCGGGCAACGGACCGGAACAGTACATCGACACTGGGCCGCTGATAATAGACCGGCATCCCGTCCTTGATCCGCACCAGATAATTTCCCCCGCTCCGGTGGAGCAGCATGTGCCGGTTGCCGGGTGCGATCAGTGCCAGCCCCGGGATGACATGATCCCCGTCCTTTGCCTCGCGGACCTCAATGGGGCAGACCTCATTCAGCCGCCTGGCAAAGGCGGTGGTGAAATTTTCAGGCATATGCTGAACGATGACGATGCCCGGAGCCGTGACGGGCATCCCCCTGAGTACGGTTTCAATGGCCTTGGTCCCGCCGGTGGAGGCACCGATGCTGATGACCTTATGGGTCGTTTTGAAGCGAAGATCCGGCGGGGGAACCACTTCTGCCTCAGCCTGCGGGCGCGTTTTCCGGGGCTGGACCCGGATTTTTGCCGAAGCCGCCGCCCGGATGGCATTGACCAGGTTGCGGGATACATCCAGGGTGGAGTAAGCTGATCCGGGCTTGCAGAGTACCTCAACGGCCCCGATCTCAAGGGCTTTCAATGCGGTTTCGCTGTTCTGGGGCGTCAGCGAACTCAGCACGACAACCGGCAGCGGATAGTGTTTCATCAGCTTCACGAGAAAGGAGAGGCCGTCCATTCTGGGCATTTCCATATCCAGAGTGATGACATCCGGTCTGAGCTTTACGATTTTATCTCTGGCAATATAGGGATCAACAGCGCTTCCGACGATTTCGATGTCCTTGTATTTTGATAATTCTTCGGTCAGAATTTTGCGGACAACTGCCGAATCGTCAACAATCAGTACTTTTATCATCTTTATCCTGTTTTCTGGTTATTGCCCGTTGCTGTTTTCTGCTTCCCTGATCACAATGGCACCGTCGGGAAGCCGGCCCCGGACAAACAGGCAGAGGTCGCACTCTCCCTCTTCAAGGGTCAGCCGGGCCATTGATATGAGTGACTCCTCATCATAAGATTCGGGAGATCCTGGTTTGCGGCTGATAATCCGGGGAGAAGATACATTGAAAACAGAGCGTTTGCCTGCGATCCGGGGGAGCAGATTGCCGCAGATGACGTTGATGAGTTCCCGGAGCGCATCGAATTGCTGCGCCTCTGTTGTGCTGGCATCATCGACGCCCAGCATGTTACCGGTCAGTTCCGGCAGAACCGCTCCGGAGATGAACATGGTGAGGTTTCCGTCAAACGGGCCTTTGAACGAAACGCTGGCAGCAACCGCATCCGCAGTGTTCATGGGGGCCCGTTCGTGTTCCGGAAAAGAGAAGATAAAGGCAAGCTTCCCCAGAACCTCGTCCGCTACAGAATAAAGCACCTTTTCAATCGGATGTTTCATCATTTTCCCCTATGTCCATCGTATTTCTGACCACATCCCGGATCGTTTCCGGGGAAAAGGGTTTGTGGATGAATACCGCTCCCTTATGCTGGAGCCTTTCAATGCGTGTGTCGCTGCCCTCGGTCGATATGACCACAACCGAAATATCCTTCATCTCGGGATGTTCGCGCATGGCATCAATCATCTCCTCGCCGTTCATCACCGGCATGTTGATATCCACAATCACAAGGTCGACCCAGTGTTGTTTCAGCATTTCAAGCCCTTCCTGTCCGTTGGCAGCCTGATGAATTTTTCCAAGCGGAAGACCGCTCATGCGCATGGTTTTCATTATCATCGCCCGCATGACACTACTATCATCCACAACCAGGACATTAATTACCATTTGACCACCTTCTTTTTCGCGTTGTCTCTTTTGTTCAATGTCAATGACCGGATCAGAACCCCTCAAACTCGTCATCATCCTTTTCTGTCAGCGCCAGATTTCCTTCAAACGGACGGGAGGATATGGCCGGAAGGACCGCAGGGGATGCTTCCGGAAGCGTTTTTGTCGGCGCGGAAACCGTTTGCGGTTCTGACGATGAGAATGCCGCCTGGCTGTTCTGATTCCCGATCAGGTTCACCAGCTTTACCATCAGTCCTTTCATATCAATGATCTGGTTTTCTATCTTTGCGATGGCGGCGGCGGTTTCTTCGACACCCGCCGCGTTTTCCTGGGTCACTTTGTCGATATCCACCATGGCCCTGCTGACCTGACTAATGCCCTGAGACTGCTCCTGAGAGGCAGCTGTCACTTCGCTGAGAAGTTCGCCGACCTTCTTTGCGCCGTCGGTAACCTGGTTAAACGCCTCGTTGGTTTTAAAGACCAGTTCGGACCCTTTCCGGATGCCGTCGACCGAGGCTTCGATCAGGGCTGCCGTATTCTTGGCCGCCTCGCCGGAGCGCATTGCCAGATTTCTGACCTCATCGGCCACAACAGCGAAACCGGAGCCTGCGTCTCCTGCGCGGGCGGCTTCCACAGCGGCGTTGAGCGCCAGGAGGTTGGTCTGGAAGGCGATTTCCTCAATGGTTTTGATGACCTTCCGGGTTTCCTCGCCGGTCGCGGAGATTTTCTCCATTGACGAGGTCAGTTCGGTCATGGACCGGGCTGCTTCGGAGACGACCTCGGCGGTGTCGATCATCAGGTTGTTTGAATGGATCACGTTTTTGGTGTTTTGCTGCGTCATGGAGGTGATTTCCTCCAGGGATGCGGAGGTTTCCTCCACAGCGGCCGCCTGCCGGGATGTGCCTGCCGTCAGCTGCTGGCCGGTGCCTGAAACGCGATGGGCAGCGGATTCGATTTCGTTACCCACCACGCCGAGACCTTGGACAACCTGGGCGATGGGGTTGACGAAAAAGAATTTCATGATGAAGATGAGCAGACAGACCAGGCAGCCGCACATGATGACCACCCGGATCCCGATGAAGATGAGCAGCATCTTCAGCTTTTCCTTCATAAAGGATTTTGTGAAATATATCTCTACTGTTCCGATGGGTTTTTCTTCATACAGGATGGTTGCCGCCTCAGCCTCAAATTTATCCGGATTAATCTCTCCATCCGATGCGATCACGGACCAGTCTTCGCCCCGCTTTCTTGCGCTGAATACGGTCTTCTTATCGGCCTCCCGCACGACGATGCCGAAGATTTTCCTGTTCTTCATCTCCAGTTCGATCAGCTTCTGTGTGAGATTTTCATCTAAAAACCACAATGGCTTCTGCAGGCTGTTTGCCAGTCGTTCGGGAATGGGGTGAACCATCTCTTCAAATTCGGTTATCAGCCGGTTCCTTTCGCTGGCATAATCCCATATGCTGAATCCGGCGGTAATCAGCACGGATGCGAGAATCATAATAAGGGAAATTTTCCCCATTTTTTTTTGAACGGCCTCTTGTTTCATTTTTTTCTTTTCTCCGGTGAAAATCATTATGAAATAAAAAATTACCGCCTGGGGCAGGGGGCCGAAAAGGCTGTGCCAATCCGGCGTGAATGACGATGTGGAGAATCGGACAGACCGGGCTGGGCAACTGCCGATTTAAGAAAATCGTCGGCTCTGAAATGTCCCCACCGGGAGGAGGCTTCCTGATGCCTCCCGTTATGCGGACGGCTGATTACTGAAGGTCTGACGCAGACCTGCCAGCCACCGGCAGCTGCTCCAAAGCGTTACGTCCGTATTGAATACCTGTGCAGGCGTTTTGCCGGGCTGATCTTTCACATCGTCCACTTCAGGCTGCTGCTGCTGATTGTGACCTGTCCGTCCGACAGGGTGAAATGGACGGTTCGGCTGGCGGTGCCGCCAATATCTTCAGCATCCAGGAGTACGTTATTTTTCCATAGGATTTTTTTCAGCACAATGTAGTTTCTCTCTCCGATTTTGAACATCTCATTGTTGCTGAGAGGGCGTCCGCAACCTGCGGCTTTCACGATCATTCTCTCCTTTTTCCCGCCCAGTTCATATACGGTTTTAAATAACCTGGGAACGCCGGTGTCCACAAACATATACGGATTGGTACCGGCTTTTTCCGGGTTGATTTTGGACAGCGGCAACATGGCGTGGAGCATGCCGCCGACCTGTGCGACAGGATCATAGATCATCAGGCCCAGACAACTGCCCAGCGCGTGCGTCACCAGGATGTCTTCCCGGTCGCCCACCTTCATATCCCCCACTAAAACAACATGTTTCATGTATTCAAGTAAACCTCGCAAGGATTCCCGGCATTTCAATGCCGGGAGGAATTGCGATTTTCAGGCCGTTTTTTTGTGAAAAACCGGGCTGAAAATCCATTTTTATTGCAGCTCCGAAATATAACTCTGATTTCTGCTGATAAAAGTCACTTCTTTCCCACAGTTTGCTTGTTTTTATATATTACCGGAAAGTCGGTACTCGCGATGAAAGAGCGGAATATGGGTTCTTTCAGACGGTATCGCCCTGCCGGATTTCTGATCCTGCAAAACCCGATATGAAACCGGTCCTGCATTATTTTCTGTAAACTGCGGGCCGCACATAATTAAATTTATGCGAGACGGCCGACAGACCTTCCGAATGTCCGACAAAAAGATAGCCTCCGGGCTCCAGAAGTTCCCAGAAACGGTGAATCAGTCTCTGCTGGGTGGGCCTGTCAAAATAGATCATCACATTTCGGCAGAAGATGACATTAAACGGGCCTTTCATGGGCCACGGGTCCATCAGGTTGAGCCAGCCGATCCGCACCAGGGCGCGGACGCTGTCGCGGACCTTGTAAAAGGAGGTGGTTTCCTGACGGATTTTTGTGAAATATTTTTGTAAAAACAGGGGCGGAATATCCCGGACCTCTTCCTCACTGTAAATGGCATGTCTGGCTTTTTCAAGCATTTTCATGGAAATATCCGTGGCCAGTACTTTGATATCTCTGAGTGCGCTGTCCGCGATATGCTCCCGGAGCAGCATCGTCAGTGAAAAGGATTCCTCACCGGATGAGCAGGCTGCGGTCCAGAACCTCATCCGCCGGTGGTTCATTTTCGGCAGGATGTTTTCACAGAGATAGGTAAAGTGTTCGGGCTCACGGAAGAAGCTGGTTTTATTGGTGGTCATCACATCGACCATAAAGCTCAGCTCCTGCTTGCCGCTCTGGGATTCGATATAGCCGATGTATTCTGTGAAGCTCTGTATTTTTAATGCACGCAATCTCTTCATCAGGCGGGCCCTGACCAGGGCCTGCTTTCCGTCTTTCAGATTGATTCCGCATAGCTGATAGATAAGCAGGCTGATTTTTTTAAACTGTTTTTCGGTCAGTTCTGCTGACATTAAGTTCATTGCGCCACCTTTGTCTCCGCTGCCGACGTGTTTTTACCGGGTTTCAGGTCTGGTTTGCCAGCCTGACGAGGCCGCCGATGTCGAGAATCAGCCCGACCTTGCCATCCGGCATGATGGCACTGCCTGAGATGCCCGCAATGTTTCCCAGGGTTTCGCCCAGGGTTTTGATGACAATCTGCTGGCTGCCGATCAGCTCATCGACCAGCAGTCCGGCCTGATGGCCGTCATTTTCAACGATGACCGCAATGGATCGCATCAGATCCGTTTCCGCATCTTGAATGGTGAAGAGGTCGGCCAGGCGGAACAGGGGGATTAATCTGCCCTGGAGGTTCAGCACTTCGCCCTGGCGCATCACTGTGGACAGATCCTTCCGGGTCGGCTGAACAGACCGGACGATGGAGATGGTCGGTACGACATATTTTTCTTTGCCGACCCGGACCACCATGCCGTCGATGATCGCCAGGGTCAGGGGCAGACTCATTTTGAAAATGCTGCCCTGGCCCGGATCGGACTGAATTTCGACGTGGCCCCGGATCACCTCGATATTTTTTTTGACCACATCCATGCCGACCCCGCGTCCCGATACGTCGGAGACGATTTTTGCCGTGGAGAATCCCGGCTCGAAAATCAGGTTGCAGACCTCCCGGTCGCTCATGCTGCTGCCGTCTTCGATCAGGTGCCGTTCCGATGCATTTCTGAGAATTTCGGCCCGGTCCAGCCCCCTGCCGTCATCCCGGATTTCCACCACCACATTCCCGGCAGAATGGTAGGCGGAAAGGTGAATGGTGCCAAACCGGGGTTTTCCCATTGCCTCTCTCTGATCGGGAAGCTCGATGCCGTGATCCAGGGCGTTTCGGACCATATGGACCAGCGGGTCGTTGATGATATCCACCATGTTCCGGTCGATCTCGGTGTCTTCGCCCTCGGTAATGAAATGGACGTCCTTGCCAATTTTACGGGATAAATCCCGAACAAGCCGGGCCATCTTGCGGAAGGTCATTTTCAGGGGAATCATCCGCATGGACATGCTCATGCTCTGAAGTTCCCGGACAATTTTTGTGGTATGGGCTACTTTTTTGGCCAGTTCATGGTTTTCACCGCCGGCCACCCCTCTGTCCTGGGCGACCATGGAGTGGGAAACCACAAGCTCTCCCACCATATCAATAAACCGGTCCAGCCGTTTGATCGGAACCCGGATGGAAGACTCCACCACCTGCCGGGAATGCTGGGCAGACGCTTTTTTCGGAGCAGTCCCGGATGGAGGGGGAGGTGTTTCCTGTTTTTTTTCTTCCGGGGCAGGGGAGACGGTCGGTTCCGGTTTTTCCGGGACTTCGGCAGAGGCGGCTTCGGTCGCTTCTGACAGAGGTCCGATGGCCGGGGGGGCATCGGGTTCTGTTTCGGACATCGGATCTCCGGCGTCGGAGATCCCCGCCTTTTCCGGGTCTGCCAGAAGGCGCATGAGATCATCATATCCGGCGGGTTTGGTAAAGGGATTTCCGGCCAGCGCCTCCTGAAGCAGGCGGAAGAGTTCTTTGAGCATGTCCACCGAGCGGAGTGCCAGATCGGGATAACCGCCGGCATACCGTATTTCGTGTTCCCGAACGCGGCTCAGTACGGATTCCGCATAATGGG
This window encodes:
- a CDS encoding response regulator translates to MFITLLIVDEDSPFRRNLFQRLRREKYDILLTGEKDEAGQMVRRKNIDVILINLDGMGREGLAILKTVKGISPSTEAIILNSSKQIALSIKGMKLGAFDDFLVPFDIESLISRIRDAYRRRTDTASGKKIKQPDTDRLK
- a CDS encoding class I SAM-dependent methyltransferase, with the translated sequence MRKNLDAYASMALMLQWQSQNATHTDCYYAERVNFWRDHFPARLYDELLRQDEGERTEMSFRAGEALPAFQPDRVFDIRHCQFEDGPDGGPRRGRFYPKGVLRDVANVFRANMAPFRCAEVGDSAIRVDFNHPLAKKDLRVRTVIDRIWEKESDTGGSCADWMETLSDGPGMQSRRNGRATDFFSGSPFAREDERPDSRFYASPRFVSHIDETAMHTVSQLYGELLRPGMRVLDLMSSWQSHLPARTEMSHVTGLGLNAEELMRNERLDDHVVRDLNENPVLPFDDASYDASVCTVSVEYLTRPFEVFREISRVLKPGGQFIVSFSNRWFPPKVINIWHELHEFERMGMVLEYFLASARFEDLHTWSMRGKPRPVNDKYYGEQIFSDPVYCVRGRRA
- a CDS encoding pyridoxamine 5'-phosphate oxidase family protein, with product MELKEYFETVKGTGVLATADKEGRVDVAVYSRPHIMEDGTLALIMRDRLTHYCLQSNPHAAYMFIEACPGYRGKRLFLTKLREEEEGAEVAAQKRRSLSSEEDAERGPKFLVVFHIDRVLPLIGPGD
- a CDS encoding chemotaxis protein CheD; the protein is MKDKTDKPVPVNYFLEPGYIFIASEPTIISGVIGSGVSVCLFDRKKMFGGMNLYQFPYVRERQKATARYGNASTPTLIRMMLNNGSDIRHLEAQILGGAYNRKISHDNIGQENIMAARKFLHRNRIAVTSEDVGGEKGRKVIFNTSNNEVAVMKVDRIRACDWYPYENHRG
- a CDS encoding protein-glutamate methylesterase/protein-glutamine glutaminase; the encoded protein is MIKVLIVDDSAVVRKILTEELSKYKDIEIVGSAVDPYIARDKIVKLRPDVITLDMEMPRMDGLSFLVKLMKHYPLPVVVLSSLTPQNSETALKALEIGAVEVLCKPGSAYSTLDVSRNLVNAIRAAASAKIRVQPRKTRPQAEAEVVPPPDLRFKTTHKVISIGASTGGTKAIETVLRGMPVTAPGIVIVQHMPENFTTAFARRLNEVCPIEVREAKDGDHVIPGLALIAPGNRHMLLHRSGGNYLVRIKDGMPVYYQRPSVDVLFRSVARHAGANAVGALMTGMGADGARGLLEMRENGACTLAQDEATCIVFGMPKEAIRIGAVDEIVPLPQMTRQIINALKDPKKGNPQRFKAANRSG
- a CDS encoding chemotaxis protein CheX — encoded protein: MMKHPIEKVLYSVADEVLGKLAFIFSFPEHERAPMNTADAVAASVSFKGPFDGNLTMFISGAVLPELTGNMLGVDDASTTEAQQFDALRELINVICGNLLPRIAGKRSVFNVSSPRIISRKPGSPESYDEESLISMARLTLEEGECDLCLFVRGRLPDGAIVIREAENSNGQ
- a CDS encoding response regulator, giving the protein MVINVLVVDDSSVMRAMIMKTMRMSGLPLGKIHQAANGQEGLEMLKQHWVDLVIVDINMPVMNGEEMIDAMREHPEMKDISVVVISTEGSDTRIERLQHKGAVFIHKPFSPETIRDVVRNTMDIGENDETSD
- a CDS encoding methyl-accepting chemotaxis protein gives rise to the protein MKQEAVQKKMGKISLIMILASVLITAGFSIWDYASERNRLITEFEEMVHPIPERLANSLQKPLWFLDENLTQKLIELEMKNRKIFGIVVREADKKTVFSARKRGEDWSVIASDGEINPDKFEAEAATILYEEKPIGTVEIYFTKSFMKEKLKMLLIFIGIRVVIMCGCLVCLLIFIMKFFFVNPIAQVVQGLGVVGNEIESAAHRVSGTGQQLTAGTSRQAAAVEETSASLEEITSMTQQNTKNVIHSNNLMIDTAEVVSEAARSMTELTSSMEKISATGEETRKVIKTIEEIAFQTNLLALNAAVEAARAGDAGSGFAVVADEVRNLAMRSGEAAKNTAALIEASVDGIRKGSELVFKTNEAFNQVTDGAKKVGELLSEVTAASQEQSQGISQVSRAMVDIDKVTQENAAGVEETAAAIAKIENQIIDMKGLMVKLVNLIGNQNSQAAFSSSEPQTVSAPTKTLPEASPAVLPAISSRPFEGNLALTEKDDDEFEGF
- a CDS encoding chemotaxis protein CheD; protein product: MKHVVLVGDMKVGDREDILVTHALGSCLGLMIYDPVAQVGGMLHAMLPLSKINPEKAGTNPYMFVDTGVPRLFKTVYELGGKKERMIVKAAGCGRPLSNNEMFKIGERNYIVLKKILWKNNVLLDAEDIGGTASRTVHFTLSDGQVTISSSSLKWTM
- a CDS encoding CheR family methyltransferase — its product is MNLMSAELTEKQFKKISLLIYQLCGINLKDGKQALVRARLMKRLRALKIQSFTEYIGYIESQSGKQELSFMVDVMTTNKTSFFREPEHFTYLCENILPKMNHRRMRFWTAACSSGEESFSLTMLLREHIADSALRDIKVLATDISMKMLEKARHAIYSEEEVRDIPPLFLQKYFTKIRQETTSFYKVRDSVRALVRIGWLNLMDPWPMKGPFNVIFCRNVMIYFDRPTQQRLIHRFWELLEPGGYLFVGHSEGLSAVSHKFNYVRPAVYRK
- a CDS encoding chemotaxis protein CheA, whose product is MVKKNEDVARLLSKMREEISILAPAHPETLGEVRIELEHLIRDIPEAMSDLFKLLRLCVQGIQAISEDTASEPPETLNALLESLAAAESYLTGHPDKAGLIREAGQLLDDQLTQKDDSRATSASEDVKASLNDAAAFLLQIEPDDFDELDHLRDLLAPLSSDSDCPEPVRRAVSDAVQKLRETAHNDQLTEDREVIIDEIGQLIEAAMVAAELTEHPATAPARSDEAAGANAPDYMPEDADLELIGEFITESGDLIISAEEALLSMESNPDDTEAVSTVFRAFHNIKGTSAFFELSLMTELAHYAESVLSRVREHEIRYAGGYPDLALRSVDMLKELFRLLQEALAGNPFTKPAGYDDLMRLLADPEKAGISDAGDPMSETEPDAPPAIGPLSEATEAASAEVPEKPEPTVSPAPEEKKQETPPPPSGTAPKKASAQHSRQVVESSIRVPIKRLDRFIDMVGELVVSHSMVAQDRGVAGGENHELAKKVAHTTKIVRELQSMSMSMRMIPLKMTFRKMARLVRDLSRKIGKDVHFITEGEDTEIDRNMVDIINDPLVHMVRNALDHGIELPDQREAMGKPRFGTIHLSAYHSAGNVVVEIRDDGRGLDRAEILRNASERHLIEDGSSMSDREVCNLIFEPGFSTAKIVSDVSGRGVGMDVVKKNIEVIRGHVEIQSDPGQGSIFKMSLPLTLAIIDGMVVRVGKEKYVVPTISIVRSVQPTRKDLSTVMRQGEVLNLQGRLIPLFRLADLFTIQDAETDLMRSIAVIVENDGHQAGLLVDELIGSQQIVIKTLGETLGNIAGISGSAIMPDGKVGLILDIGGLVRLANQT